The Macaca nemestrina isolate mMacNem1 chromosome Y, mMacNem.hap1, whole genome shotgun sequence nucleotide sequence tagaggaacagccgttaatggtggtcttcctagggttgcacacataaagcaagaggacaggtcgcctaaaccagtgaggttggcgaatgctagcccttcccgtaatagagttagccaggagaagggctgcaagtcttgtgatagcttggtttcttgcctgtggatttgtgtgtggattaagggttgaatctggactagacttctccacagatataaatggctactgggccaggtactagttgatgagtaatatactcccccatgttgtggggttgtccaccgagagtcccatgggtctctaattatccaagtgtaagtgacgggagactcagttttgtaaaaataccacccttgtcgttctctccagtatcggacagagtgcgtcttacagtagctatatgggcaacctgcactctggtgccaccaataatttttacaattatattcagtttgatcatattcaaaacagatcatgggtattgctggttgggcaatctggaacctagtgaaattgaggtaaactatagtattacaccctgagggggggcagtctgcgctagctagcagtttacccgcttggggggtttccccggggtgagttttgttctcatagagccagaacctccagacatagggattagacggcacagcagtgaggagagtcagatgcataaggcataaaagcataggtaagctagacatggttacggctatggggatgacggcgcagggttagctttaagggattgttcttagctttgtctatagtccatgtaaccggtgctccagacggctcgagaaggtcggatgttgggtccactggtttgacgtgtgtgtagtggatccacgaagcgatgccttctactttgagagtggtgggagtagtcaggagtacttgcagtggtcctttccacctgggttgaagagtttcttgccggtggtgcttgactaggacccagtctcccggctggaacggatgaggcgtcggtggaggtcctgcctcgtacagttctcgtagtctgggccaaatttcctggtgaattttctgtaaggcttgtaaggagaacaggagctcagagacattttcagtttcaggtttgagtaagtcatcttttagactggggaccaggggtgggggtctgccatacatgatttcatatggtgtgaggcctagtctgtaaggggtatttcgggcccggaacagagcgtaggggagaagtactacccaattagcgccagtttccatggtcaatttagttaaggtctccttcagagtccgattcatcctttctacctgtcctgagctttggggcctataagcacaatgtaatttccaatttgcccccagaatggaagccaaatcctgacttaccttagcaacgaaggctggtccattgtctgaccctatttggatgggaaagccatacctggggaggatttcttccaaaattttctttgctacaacctgagcagtttctctcttagttgggaacgcttctgtccatcctgaaaaagtatctcagtctctgacgttacagccgctcctgcataccgctggccttggtggacgtagctgctgccatcagtgaaccaggtgagttctgtgtcggggagcggacgaccttgcaggtcctcccgcaccccatgcacctgagccagtatctcagtgcactcatgggacggggcgtccaagtctggatttggcagcagtgaagcagggtttaaagaggttgggggcagaaaagttattctgagggggtttaacagcagtccttgatagtgggtgagccgggcgttactcatccatcggtccggcggctgccggaggacgccttcaatggcatgcggggttataaagcgcaactcttgccccatgataagtttatcagcgtctcggaccattagggcggtcgccgcgattatccggaggcagggtggccagccagcagccactgaatctaatttttttgacaaataggcaactggcctctgccaggggcctaggtactgtgttaacacggcttctgcaacacccttactttcatccacgtgtaagtggaagggcttggagacatcagggagccccagcgcgggggctgataacaaggcagttttgatttgctgaaaggccacctcagcctcttccgtccaattgaagggctgccgttcctttgttgcctggtataggggcttggctaactcagcaaatccgggtatccataacctacagaaccctgccgaccccaggaattctctcacttgccgtgtcgactggggtctagggatgcgtaggactgtttcctttcaggctttggttagccagcgttgccccccttttaataggtaccccagataagttacctccgacttgtagatctgagcctttgttgctgaggctcggtagcctagctcccccagagtcttcaggaggtcctcagtcccttgaacacaagtttccggggacctggccgctattaagagatcatcaacatattgcaaaagagttatttcagggtgttgccgccggtactcacccagatcttcatgaagggcttcatcgaacagggttggcgagttcttgaacccttgtggcagtctggtccatgttagctgacctttgatgcccctctcaggatccgtccattgaaatgcaaagagttcttgacttttgggagccagaaaaaggctgaagaaagcgtcttttagatcaagaacggtataccactgttttttgggatgtaaggcactcagaagggtgtatggattgggcacagtgggatgtatgtccatgacccttttattaacttctcttaaatcctgtactggcctgtagtccgtactgttgggtttacgaacaggtaacagtggagtattccaggatgagtggcaagcccgtaggactccctggtctaggagtcggcggatatggggcgtaattccttctcttgcctccaggggcataggatattgccgaacccgaaccgggtccgtccctggcttaacttccacaaatatggcaggtcgatgtttagctagccccaagcccccagtttctgcccacgcttcagggaaacgctggagccaagagtcaattccctgatcggggggcttttgctcttgatggagtcggtactcatcttctaaggtgacagtcaggatagatattggcctgttttgggaatcagttatcttgggcccttctggctcaaagtggatttgggcccccatctttgtcagcaagtccctccctagtagagggcaggggctctctgggatgactaggaaggaatgggagacttttcccgttcctaagtctacagtcctctgggttgtccaggggtattttttgatgcttGTGGCCCcctgcacccaggatgttttcttagatatttttccaattggtttggttaggactgagcgttccgccccagtatcgaccaagaagcgaactggggacccctccacttgcaaagttaccctgggttcggagaggggatccgaaccccgtcctccctagtcagagtcctgggtaacgagtacggaggtagggttagctggtctccgtttctttgggcagtctttaatccagtggccacgttccttgcaataagcacactgatctttttctaatccttgcctagggccctgctttttctgctttctgttttggccatttcctgcctgggggaaagctgctactaagactttggtcatttctttggttgccttgaactgtttttcttctggagtatccctattattataaactcgctgggccatctgaaggaggtcctgaatctgctttccctctaaaccttctaatttctggagttttcttttaatatctggtgttgcctggtttacaaaggacattactaccgctgcctgattttctggtgcttccgggtccataggggtaaactgtctaaaggcttccattaatctctctaaatacacagcggggctttctgtcttaccttgtaacacagaatatactttagccaaattggtgggcttgcgagctgcagcccggagacctgccattagagtctggcgataaaagagcagtcgtcccctaccttctgctgtgttgtagtcccatctgggccgggtcaaagggaaagccgcattaatgaggtcaggatttgcagttggctggccgtcatctcctggaaccagttttctggcctcaacttggattctttcccgctcctccattgtgaacaggattcggaggagctgttgacagtcatcccaggtcggctggtgagtaaacatgacactgtctaacaacgaggttagatctttgggattatctgagaaccgagcattttgggacttccaattgtataaatcactggtggaaaaaggccaatacatgagacgggagagcccggtatcatcgagcgatcctatttctctgagaggcagggctacagtggagtcagggagtcgggaagcttggccCCGCTGtgcggcctcgtgttcggccggccggcccccccaggttactttcgctctcagctgcttccgcttctcggtttccctctactgaagcaccaccctgggggactgggtcctgcaggataaggtgcggatatggtgggggaaatgtgggttctaacgttagggggtcctggctgtccggtggcacaggggccgagggagcagagggagtcttttgtcttgtgGGTCacgttactaggactttgcagggctcagggatgaatgaagttatccagggtggtgggttttccacaagatcctgccacactagaacataaggaatttgatcaggatgtcctgactgccctggcaggaaaatcttagtttttaccttagtaataatagagagacagaaagttcctttggagggccaccctacgccaaaagagggccactccgaagggcagaaagtaactagctttcccttctttagttctaccgcttaagttacgcccccgagccttcacatccttaaaattggtaacaaggagtgagagcggcgtgctctggttgttgcccatctttggactgctcctacaaagagaaggggggacgaaaatgagtgtgaagcagaggggagtatccgacaggtccggtcctggaaggggaagaaaaggttttatgtttcattttgggcttacacttaacacttaacaataacggacagacagtaataacgatgagcattcgcgagcgcgtgtcggacttccgacctgagtcagacggggcaaccaaggatggaggcccccagatgggcactggggaacgtctcccaccagtcccgagtggctgtcttctagcgcgtccgccaagaccgtgccacttacagaacagaccaatacagattacagattacggatttcgcgaaatttcagggagacagacagagacaaagacagagacagtgacaaagccggcttacctacagattaagattcgttgacttgggggtctggtgggcttgggggaaatcccggatgagcccccatttgttatgcccagaccatttattccccgaagaagaccaccagagtccagagtcaaagctaagcagcaaggatctttattacaggttcgaacctggaactctccctcgctcgtgaaacgagacgggcaggagagctcccccactcagctccgaacaatgttatatagtctaagaaaagtgggcatagagttattatacaaatcagatatatgattggctagtgtttgaacaaggcgatttggctaactatgattggttcctgccatttctgatattttggttcaaactttgaggcgggagagcaggtttatggcagcaagagtttatcttacttaaacacgtcttgtgaccttgcctcagaacttacaaaatctctggtatgtgcaaaacaaaatctctggtacgtgcagaaaaccaggtactcacagaacttacgaaatctctggtatgtgcaaagattagagagcagaacaagggtgtagcgggtggggggcgggtacacatctatctttgtgtcctttcaggtCCTGTTCTCATGTTCTTATTTCAGAACAAGGAAAAATAAGCTATAAGTTATCTAAGGCAATTCTTCCAAATGCAGAAATTGAACTTTAGTGCCAAAAACCAGTTTTTCAAAGTGCACATACTTTGGGTGAAGCCCATCAGTAAATGATCCAATCTGAAAATCTTCTGAAAGCCATCTTTCAATTTCACTGTGGTAGTAGTATTCAGGTGGAGGTTCAGATAGATTTCAGAATATATGCATGCAAGGTTTTCCCCAGTCAGAGTCTGTTCGCTGGGTGTATAAGGAAAGAGGGGGTGTCCAGGTTGTGTATCTGTTCTTCTCATCTTTCTGGGACTACTCTTGTTCCTTCTGtgccctcctcctcccatccATGCTTTCACACAGAGCAGCCTGTTTTCTTTGCTCCCATAGATATATTACTGGCCCTAGCTCTTCTATGCATATTTAGCAGCCTTAACACTCTTCGTCACCATCCACCCTTCTATCCTCAGACTCTCCTATCAGAACAGCAGAGGATCCTAAATTCAtgcatgcattttctttttttattctttttttcttttctttttttttttttttttttgagacggagtcttgctcagtcacccaggctggagtgcggtggcgcgatctcggctcactgcaagctccgcctcccgggttctcgccattctcctgcctcagcctcccaagtagctgagactacaggcgcccgccactacgcccggctagttttttatatttctagtagagacggggtttcaccatgttagacaggatggtctcgatctcccgacctcgtgatccgcccctctcggcctcccaaagtgctgggattacaggcttgagccaccgcacccggccgcatGCATGCATTTTCCTGCCACGTTGGAATTATCTTTGTGCATGTCTGTCTCTGATGTTCATTTCCTTCTTCAGTGTGAGTATGTATTTACCTCTTTTAGCCAGGACTGTATGGCATTACCTCTCTTAGCCAGTTAAAagattcaatacatatttgtagaAGGAGTGGGCTTATCATCAAATAAACCCAGGTGTCATGGTCAGTCTGTGAAGACAGACCAGTCACCTCCTTGCTGCAGAGAACTGGGGATTATAAACTCTTCCCCAGTTGCCTTTCTGCACTGGATTACAAGATTAAGCCTGTGTTCCTCTGTGAccaaatgataaaataatcaaTCACATCCACATCTATCATGgccaagaaaatatttatttcctcatCTCCTCCCACAGGCAAATTGCCCTGTATGGAAAATAATGTAGTTAGCTAAAAAAGCCTATTTCTCTATGTAAGATAACAATACCAAGTTGAAAATTAACCTTGCCCTCTTAAAAGAAAGGAATATATAGTAAAATAGGAACtactaaatacattttaatatactaTCTCATGAAGATCAATAATGATAAGGTTGTTTTTCACTATTTCCTTATATTGCTTAGATAACAAGATCACATTTGTATTTGATGACTTTCGATGATGATTTAGATATGTAAGTggcaataatattaatatatattataaacagatttaaattatttcctgACACATAATGTTAACAGCAGTACATGTGACTTTGAGATTTTCCTTTGATGTTAATATTCACTTTCACAATAGTCCTCGTTTTCcaaattcttttctattttctttttgttgtaaggtctagctgtgtcacccaggctggagtgtagtcacacaatctcagctcactgcaacaggttcaagtgatcctcccatctcagtcacttgaatagctgggatgacaggcatgtaccaccgtgtctggctaattttttgtgatttttgtagagatgaggcttcaccgcattggccagtctggtctggaatTACTGAGCACCAcctacctcaacttcccaaagtgctgggattaaagcataagccaccatgcccgtatcattttccaaattatttatgAAGTGTTTCTCTTACATCCATAAcattaaatactattttaaaaaaactgacGTTGAAAATAACATAGATAAAGCACTAAATGTGAACATCAGAAGAACAGGTTAAAAAATGCAGGAATATTCTTCAGGATTAGGGAGATTTAGttttttttataaaatgatatttaaatctTAATAATAGAATGACTGTACTTTTGTTTAGAGTATTTAAATCCCATTTAGAACCAGTTCTGTACAGAGGTTTTACAGAGATGCTAATTGCTGTatgaaatggaatattattctggtATTTTGAGGAAGGGTAGAcatagagaagagaaaggaaactcACAGCCTACCTAGGTTTCACTTGGGtttttttgcatgtgtgtgtgttcaagcCACAAGCTGGGTTTATTCTTGAATAAACACTAGCCAAATTGTTTTTCCTGAACCTTCTATTACCTGCATTTACATAGACCATAGTTGTATCCAAACTAGATAATCAAgatgacttttttgttttaaagacatttaGTTAGTTATAATTACATGGACAGAGCAGCAGtttatcaaaaaagaaagaaaggattaaaaaattaaacatacatagGAAAGGCAGTCTCTAATTATG carries:
- the LOC139360961 gene encoding uncharacterized protein, which gives rise to MVAYALIPALWEVERETEKRKQLRAKVTWGGRPAEHEAAQRGQASRLPDSTVALPLREIGSLDDTGLSRLMYWPFSTSDLYNWKSQNARFSDNPKDLTSLLDSVMFTHQPTWDDCQQLLRILFTMEERERIQVEARKLVPGDDGQPTANPDLINAAFPLTRPRWDYNTAEALQKIHQEIWPRLRELYEAGPPPTPHPFQPGDWVLVKHHRQETLQPRWKGPLQVLLTTPTTLKVEGIASWIHYTHVKPVDPTSDLLEPSGAPVTWTIDKAKNNPLKLTLRRHPHSRNHV